From Coffea arabica cultivar ET-39 chromosome 2e, Coffea Arabica ET-39 HiFi, whole genome shotgun sequence, the proteins below share one genomic window:
- the LOC113730796 gene encoding N6-adenosine-methyltransferase non-catalytic subunit MTB-like, with protein MGSPERVRSSGKKDIEVDPDVKTDRFREDDDWEGDDKRKHRSSKSRKPGTLEDAEGIDSGGRKKSAGDRTESRKRSGGSSRADSDEDDYETRKESRTRHMKKKIEDNTLEKLSNWYEEGEGEIKYDSGYKGHGRVDDSERKRLTSKFSDHEISQVRAKDKDEAVLDGNPEKALDRESRFSERRESSREKGHGSSEHGKNSRRKWDDSDVFWKDEDGNYTEKSDIRSGKLTESRIEIVRDRSDSMKFDLSESKIREFDSDGDKGIKAQDKEDRRSEFERNKRDRLEVLEEDLKGSSSMRSSKERNEEHRHPRNPAGREIVDSRERSLNADEDGNAWMRDKNRREIDTSNRSRTPERSGRRQYEPDNFDMDYERSTSFRRKEQERDNYRDDRSKGRDESWSDRSRDREGSRDAWKRRQPNSTEKEIRDIDTAYDHGREWDFPRRGRIDHDRPQGRSGGRKDGSRTEAVKTSSKYGISNENYDVIEIQTKPFDYGREESKSLLSRSNELGQQSDTLAPNGEENAYSREERSRNSYASMQSGEDSKDRFTDGGFSGQDQNLWRDDNDFARARGQRGGMSNRASGGQSSSVGSQMMHGNQESSSFTRSAPQGVKGNRVGRGGRGRPTGRDGQQVGLPMPLMGSPFGPLGMPPPGPMQSITPSMSPAPGPPISPGVFIPPFQPPVVWSGPRGVEMNMLAVPPVLSPVPPGPSAPRFPANMGTPPNPPMYFSQPGPIRGAPPNIPAPNFNPIAPMGRGQSQEKSPGGWVPPRTNGPPGKAPSRGEQNDYSQNFVDTGMRPQNFIRELELTSVVEDYPKLRELIQKKDEIVAKSNSPPLYLKCDLHEQVLSPELFGTKFDVILVDPPWEEYVHRAPGVTDHMEYWTFEEIMNLKIEAIADTPSFIFLWVGDGVGLEQGRQCLKKWGFRRCEDICWVKTNKTNATPGLRHDSHTLFQRSKEHCLMGIKGTVRRSTDGHIIHANIDTDVIIAEEPPYGSTAKPEDMYRIIEHFALGRRRLELFGEDHNIRAGWLTVGKGLSSSNFNAEAYCRSFADKDGKVWLGGGGRNPPPEAPHLVQTTPEIEALRPKSPMKNQQQLQQQSSSISLTTGNSSNKRPAGNSPQNHNAQNMNQEASSSNISTPAPWGSPMEGFKGREGGLMAPDDRIFDMYGYNASFGQSNAEFLDYESQRSMNLL; from the exons ATGGGCTCTCCTGAACGAGTAAGAAGTTCAGGAAAGAAGGACATAGAGGTTGATCCAGATGTAAAGACGGACAGGTTCAGGGAAGATGATGACTGGGAAGGTGATGATAAGAGAAAGCACAGGTCAAGCAAGTCAAGAAAGCCTGGAACTTTGGAAGATGCTGAGGGAATAGATAGTGGTGGTAGAAAGAAAAGTGCCGGGGACAGAACTGAGAGCCGAAAGAGATCAGGTGGTTCAAGCAGAGCTGATAGTGATGAGGATGACTATGAAACAAGGAAGGAGTCACGTACTCGGCatatgaagaagaaaatagagGACAACACATTGGAGAAACTGAGCAATTGGTATGAAGAAGGAGAAGGTGAAATCAAGTATGACAGTGGATATAAAGGACATGGTCGAGTTGATGACAGTGAAAGAAAGAGATTGACTTCAAAGTTCTCAGATCATGAGATCTCCCAGGTCAGAGCTAAAGACAAAGATGAAGCAGTGTTAGATGGTAACCCTGAAAAGGCGCTAGATAGAGAATCTAGATTTTCTGAAAGAAGGGAAAGTAGTAGAGAGAAGGGTCATGGTTCTTCTGAGCATGGGAAAAACTCAAGGAGAAAGTGGGATGACTCAGATGTCTTCTGGAAAGATGAAGATGGAAACTACACTGAAAAATCTGATATAAGAAGTGGGAAGCTGACTGAGTCTAGGATTGAGATTGTTAGAGACAGAAGTGATAGCATGAAATTTGATCTGAGTGAGAGCAAAATCAGAGAATTTGACTCAGACGGTGACAAAGGCATTAAAGCTCAGGATAAGGAGGACAGAAGATCTGAGTTTGAAAGGAATAAGAGGGACAGGTTGGAAGTTTTAGAGGAGGACCTGAAAGGAAGCTCGTCGATGCGGTCGAGCAAGGAGAGAAATGAGGAGCATAGACACCCAAGAAATCCGGCTGGTAGGGAAATTGTTGACAGCCGTGAGAGGTCTTTAAATGCAGACGAGGATGGCAATGCATGGATGAGAGACAAGAACAGGAGGGAAATAGATACTTCCAACCGGTCAAGGACACCTGAGCGGAGTGGAAGACGTCAATATGAACCAGACAACTTTGATATGGATTATGAACGAAGCACTTCTTTTAGGAGGAAGGAACAAGAGAGAGATAACTATAGAGATGATAGGTCTAAAGGAAGAGATGAAAGTTGGAGTGACAGGAGCAGGGATCGCGAGGGCTCTAGAGATGCTTGGAAAAGAAGGCAACCTAATAGCACTGAAAAGGAAATAAGGGATATTGATACAGCTTATGATCATGGTAGAGAGTGGGATTTTCCTAGACGTGGTCGGATTGACCATGATAGGCCTCAAGGTCGTTCTGGTGGTAGGAAAGACGGAAGCAGGACTGAAGCAGTGAAAACCTCTTCCAAGTATGGAATTTCGAATGAGAATTATGATGTCATAGAGATCCAAACCAAACCATTCGATTATGGAAGGGAGGAATCTAAATCCCTCCTTTCCAGAAGCAATGAACTGGGTCAGCAATCTGATACATTGGCTCCAAATGGTGAGGAGAATGCTTATTCTAGAGAGGAAAGATCTAGGAATTCATATGCATCTATGCAATCTGGTGAGGATTCAAAGGATAGATTCACAGATGGGGGCTTTTCTGGGCAAGACCAGAATTTATGGAGGGATGACAATGACTTTGCAAGAGCAAGAGGCCAGAGGGGTGGTATGTCTAACCGTGCTTCTGGGGGCCAAAGTTCTAGTGTTGGCTCACAAATGATGCATGGAAACCAGGAGTCCTCTTCCTTTACGAGATCTGCACCACAAGGAGTTAAAGGGAATAGAGTTGGACGAGGAGGTAGGGGTAGACCAACGGGTAGAGATGGTCAACAGGTTGGGCTTCCAATGCCATTGATGGGATCGCCTTTCGGGCCACTTGGAATGCCACCACCTGGACCGATGCAATCTATAACTCCTAGCATGTCACCAGCACCAGGTCCTCCAATTTCTCCTGGTGTCTTTATTCCACCATTCCAGCCTCCAGTTGTTTGGTCTGGTCCTCGAGGTGTTGAAATGAACATGCTAGCTGTCCCACCTGTTCTCTCACCTGTTCCTCCAGGGCCCTCTGCGCCTAGGTTTCCCGCAAATATGGGGACTCCACCAAATCCACCTATGTATTTCAGCCAACCTGGTCCTATAAGAGGAGCACCACCAAATATACCTGCACCAAACTTTAACCCTATTGCACCTATGGGGCGTGGACAATCACAGGAAAAATCCCCTGGAGGTTGGGTTCCTCCTAGAACTAATGGACCCCCTGGCAAAGCTCCTTCGAGGGGAGAGCAGAATGATTACTCCCAAAACTTTGTAGACACTGGTATGCGTCCACAGAACTTTATCAGGGAGTTAGAGCTCACTAGTGTTGTGGAGGACTATCCAAAACTTCGGGAGCTTATACAAAAGAAGGACGAGATTGTTGCCAAATCGAATTCCCCACCTCTTTATCTGAAGTGCGACCTGCATGAGCAGGTGCTTTCTCCAGAGCTCTTCGGTACAAAGTTTGATGTCATTCTTGTGGACCCTCCTTGGGAGGAATATGTACATCGAGCTCCTGGTGTTACTGATCATATGGAATATTGGACatttgaagaaataatgaatttgaaaattgag GCAATAGCAGATAcaccttcttttatttttctttgggtTGGTGATGGTGTTGGGCTTGAGCAAGGTCGACAGTGTTTGAAGAAG TGGGGATTTAGAAGGTGTGAAGATATATGTTGGGTgaagacaaacaaaacaaatgcaACTCCTGGACTGCGCCATGATTCGCATACTTTATTCCAGCGCTCAAAG GAACATTGCTTAATGGGCATAAAAGGGACCGTACGTCGCAGTACTGATGGTCATATAATCCATGCCAACATTGACACTGACGTAATAATTGCTGAGGAGCCTCCTTATG GATCTACTGCAAAACCTGAAGACATGTATAGGATAATTGAACATTTTGCTCTTGGCCGGAGAAGACTTGAGCTCTTCGGGGAAGATCATAATATCAGGGCTGGCTGGTTAACTGTTGGTAAAGGATTATCCTCATCAAACTTCAATGCCGAG GCATATTGTAGGAGTTTTGCTGACAAGGATGGGAAAGTTTGGCTGGGTGGGGGAGGAAGAAACCCTCCTCCAGAGGCTCCGCACCTCGTTCAGACAACTCCTGAGATAGAAGCATTGCGTCCAAAGTCGCCAATGAAGAATCAGCAGCAACTGCAGCAGCAATCTTCATCAATCTCTCTGACAACAGGCAATTCCTCGAACAAGAGGCCCGCTGGAAATTCCCCACAAAATCATAATGCACAGAATATGAACCAAGAAGCTTCTAGCTCCAATATCTCGACCCCAGCTCCCTGGGGTTCACCAATGGAGGGCTTTAAAGGAAGAGAGGGTGGACTTATGGCCCCCGATGATAGAATATTCGATATGTATGGGTATAATGCATCATTTGGTCAGAGTAATGCAGAGTTTTTAGACTACGAGTCGCAAAGATCAATGAATTTGTTGTAG